A genomic stretch from Microplitis mediator isolate UGA2020A chromosome 10, iyMicMedi2.1, whole genome shotgun sequence includes:
- the LOC130676654 gene encoding uncharacterized protein LOC130676654 isoform X1, whose amino-acid sequence MADRKTEHIVMTPKSKTAKSTTLIIERQALDPPERINDQQDVHIAGGDHKGIVINKHAVAVSNGIYNPAHVCLEFRVFLVSAQTKKHTQESRTLQFWFINSLSEAEHPSVAQEFFRELVSPQEFPRDYVGFIKKIMKLMQHKYPSIKKLEVELKQLEEPITLPTRPSQTGYSLFTLPRSKKSVRIAVSADETIMGQSVELTAEKVLELIESAYPNPVTVIDIAKQYNWEPNAVEAIVNELQTKGLVKAMEHGAFTRVAHEDTQIKVVKQMPTMASAKQPTIAIITAQYCEKLAVDSMIENKETFVRYTTVGTASSPDSTDGVPRVICRFGESNVYTLGNIGDHRIVCTKLPRVGHEREAMTAAGNTTTRLLGTFQKVDYVFLVGVGGGVPHYTDYNKHVRLGDVVVSYPTPMTKKYVYIYCEGAKFNEEDGSYHFDTKEYCPVNLGLQELAMNIKKQAEDESNVPWKKYLKEGLENLDNLQSEHDFKQPPLESDKLYMAIGDRDVIEVAHPAAPQDTPNKRMIGCPRMHLASIASGRQISRDDQLRQKFASRFGCLAFDGEMDAVVESILGNCRDSFAVVRGICDYKDGSRGKEWQPYAALAAASVVKSIICSMDPPTNV is encoded by the exons ATGGCCGATAGAAAGACTG AGCACATTGTGATGACGCCTAAGTCCAAGACTGCTAAATCAAcgacgttaattattgaacgtCAGGCACTGGATCCTCCTGAGCGTATCAACGACCAGCAAGATGTTCATATAGCTGGTGGCGACCACAAAGGAATTGTCATTAACAAACACGCAGTTGCTG tttcaaatgggATTTATAATCCGGCCCACGTTTGTCTTGAATTTCGTGTATTTTTAGTAAGCGCGCAAACTAAAAAACATACACAGGAATCTCGTACATTACAATTTTGGTTTATTAATTCGTTATCTGAAGCAGAACATCCTAGTgttgctcaagaattttttcgagaGCTTGTTAGTCCACAAGAATTTCCTCGag attacgtgggattcattaaaaaaataatgaaactgATGCAGCATAAGTATCCTAGTATTAAAAAGCTAGAAGTTGAATTAAAACAACTGGAAGAACCTATTACGCTACCTACTAGGCCGT CTCAAACTGGCTACTCTCTGTTCACACTTCCTCGCTCTAAGAAAAGTGTTCGGATAGCAG tgtcTGCTGATGAAACAATAATGGGACAGTCTGTTGAATTGACGGCTGAAAAAGTACTTGAGTTAATTGAATCTGCGTATCCAAATCCCGTAACTGTGATCGATATTGCCAA aCAATACAATTGGGAACCAAATGCAGTAGAAGCGATAGTGAACGAGTTGCAAACTAAAGGACTAGTTAAAGCAATGGAACATGGCGCGTTTACTCGCGTAGCTCATGAAGACACTCAGATAAAAGTTGTCAAACAAATGCCAACAATGGCAAGTGCTAAACAACCAACAATAGCAATTATCACTGCTCAGTACTGCGAGAAACTTGCCGTTGACTCGATGATTGAAAAtaaggaaacttttgttcGTTACACTACTGTCG GTACTGCAAGTTCTCCAGATTCTACTGATGGTGTACCCCGAGTAATTTGCCGATTTG gTGAGTCTAACGTATATACACTAGGTAATATCGGTGATCATCGGATAGTATGCACAAAATTACCGCGAGTTGGCCATGAAAGAGAAGCTATGACTGCCGCGGGAAATACAACGACACGATTACtcg gAACCTTCCAAAAAGTTGACTACGTCTTTCTGGTGGGTGTCGGTGGTGGAGTACCTCATTATACCGATTACAACAAACATGTGCGACTAGGTGACGTCGTCGTGTCTTATCCAACAccaatgacaaaaaaatatgtgtatatttattgtGAAGGCGCTAAATTTAATGAGGAAGACGGCAGTTATCATTTTGATACCAAAGAATACTGTCCTGTTAATTTGGGACTCCAAGAGTTGGCGATGAATATTAAAAAgcag GCTGAGGATGAATCAAATGTAccatggaaaaaatatttaaaagaaggCCTTGAAAACTTGGACAATCTTCAATCAGAGCATGACTTTAAACAACCGCCTTTAGAGTCTGATAAATTGTATATGGCTATCGGAGATCGGGATGTCATCGAAGTTGCACATCCGGCCGCTCCACAAGACACTCCGAACAAAAG GATGATCGGGTGCCCCCGCATGCACTTGGCATCAATTGCTTCCGGTAGACAGATATCCCGGGACGATCAATTGAGGCAGAAATTTGCATCGCGATTTGGCTGTCTGGCTTTTGATGGAGAAATGGATGCTGTCGTCGAAAGTATACTGGGTAACTGCAGAGACAGCTTTGCTGTGGTACGAGGAATTTGTGATTACAAAGACGGTTCGCGGGGCAAAGAATGGCAGCCTTATGCCGCTTTGGCGGCTGCCAGTGTAGTAAAGTCGATTATTTGCTCGATGGACCCCCCGActaatgtttaa
- the LOC130676654 gene encoding uncharacterized protein LOC130676654 isoform X2, with protein MADRKTEHIVMTPKSKTAKSTTLIIERQALDPPERINDQQDVHIAGGDHKGIVINKHAVAVSNGIYNPAHVCLEFRVFLVSAQTKKHTQESRTLQFWFINSLSEAEHPSVAQEFFRELVSPQEFPRDYVGFIKKIMKLMQHKYPSIKKLEVELKQLEEPITLPTRPSQTGYSLFTLPRSKKSVRIAVSADETIMGQSVELTAEKVLELIESAYPNPVTVIDIAKQYNWEPNAVEAIVNELQTKGLVKAMEHGAFTRVAHEDTQIKVVKQMPTMASAKQPTIAIITAQYCEKLAVDSMIENKETFVRYTTVGESNVYTLGNIGDHRIVCTKLPRVGHEREAMTAAGNTTTRLLGTFQKVDYVFLVGVGGGVPHYTDYNKHVRLGDVVVSYPTPMTKKYVYIYCEGAKFNEEDGSYHFDTKEYCPVNLGLQELAMNIKKQAEDESNVPWKKYLKEGLENLDNLQSEHDFKQPPLESDKLYMAIGDRDVIEVAHPAAPQDTPNKRMIGCPRMHLASIASGRQISRDDQLRQKFASRFGCLAFDGEMDAVVESILGNCRDSFAVVRGICDYKDGSRGKEWQPYAALAAASVVKSIICSMDPPTNV; from the exons ATGGCCGATAGAAAGACTG AGCACATTGTGATGACGCCTAAGTCCAAGACTGCTAAATCAAcgacgttaattattgaacgtCAGGCACTGGATCCTCCTGAGCGTATCAACGACCAGCAAGATGTTCATATAGCTGGTGGCGACCACAAAGGAATTGTCATTAACAAACACGCAGTTGCTG tttcaaatgggATTTATAATCCGGCCCACGTTTGTCTTGAATTTCGTGTATTTTTAGTAAGCGCGCAAACTAAAAAACATACACAGGAATCTCGTACATTACAATTTTGGTTTATTAATTCGTTATCTGAAGCAGAACATCCTAGTgttgctcaagaattttttcgagaGCTTGTTAGTCCACAAGAATTTCCTCGag attacgtgggattcattaaaaaaataatgaaactgATGCAGCATAAGTATCCTAGTATTAAAAAGCTAGAAGTTGAATTAAAACAACTGGAAGAACCTATTACGCTACCTACTAGGCCGT CTCAAACTGGCTACTCTCTGTTCACACTTCCTCGCTCTAAGAAAAGTGTTCGGATAGCAG tgtcTGCTGATGAAACAATAATGGGACAGTCTGTTGAATTGACGGCTGAAAAAGTACTTGAGTTAATTGAATCTGCGTATCCAAATCCCGTAACTGTGATCGATATTGCCAA aCAATACAATTGGGAACCAAATGCAGTAGAAGCGATAGTGAACGAGTTGCAAACTAAAGGACTAGTTAAAGCAATGGAACATGGCGCGTTTACTCGCGTAGCTCATGAAGACACTCAGATAAAAGTTGTCAAACAAATGCCAACAATGGCAAGTGCTAAACAACCAACAATAGCAATTATCACTGCTCAGTACTGCGAGAAACTTGCCGTTGACTCGATGATTGAAAAtaaggaaacttttgttcGTTACACTACTGTCG gTGAGTCTAACGTATATACACTAGGTAATATCGGTGATCATCGGATAGTATGCACAAAATTACCGCGAGTTGGCCATGAAAGAGAAGCTATGACTGCCGCGGGAAATACAACGACACGATTACtcg gAACCTTCCAAAAAGTTGACTACGTCTTTCTGGTGGGTGTCGGTGGTGGAGTACCTCATTATACCGATTACAACAAACATGTGCGACTAGGTGACGTCGTCGTGTCTTATCCAACAccaatgacaaaaaaatatgtgtatatttattgtGAAGGCGCTAAATTTAATGAGGAAGACGGCAGTTATCATTTTGATACCAAAGAATACTGTCCTGTTAATTTGGGACTCCAAGAGTTGGCGATGAATATTAAAAAgcag GCTGAGGATGAATCAAATGTAccatggaaaaaatatttaaaagaaggCCTTGAAAACTTGGACAATCTTCAATCAGAGCATGACTTTAAACAACCGCCTTTAGAGTCTGATAAATTGTATATGGCTATCGGAGATCGGGATGTCATCGAAGTTGCACATCCGGCCGCTCCACAAGACACTCCGAACAAAAG GATGATCGGGTGCCCCCGCATGCACTTGGCATCAATTGCTTCCGGTAGACAGATATCCCGGGACGATCAATTGAGGCAGAAATTTGCATCGCGATTTGGCTGTCTGGCTTTTGATGGAGAAATGGATGCTGTCGTCGAAAGTATACTGGGTAACTGCAGAGACAGCTTTGCTGTGGTACGAGGAATTTGTGATTACAAAGACGGTTCGCGGGGCAAAGAATGGCAGCCTTATGCCGCTTTGGCGGCTGCCAGTGTAGTAAAGTCGATTATTTGCTCGATGGACCCCCCGActaatgtttaa
- the LOC130676654 gene encoding uncharacterized protein LOC130676654 isoform X3, with the protein MADRKTEHIVMTPKSKTAKSTTLIIERQALDPPERINDQQDVHIAGGDHKGIVINKHAVAVSNGIYNPAHVCLEFRVFLVSAQTKKHTQESRTLQFWFINSLSEAEHPSVAQEFFRELVSPQEFPRDYVGFIKKIMKLMQHKYPSIKKLEVELKQLEEPITLPTRPLSADETIMGQSVELTAEKVLELIESAYPNPVTVIDIAKQYNWEPNAVEAIVNELQTKGLVKAMEHGAFTRVAHEDTQIKVVKQMPTMASAKQPTIAIITAQYCEKLAVDSMIENKETFVRYTTVGTASSPDSTDGVPRVICRFGESNVYTLGNIGDHRIVCTKLPRVGHEREAMTAAGNTTTRLLGTFQKVDYVFLVGVGGGVPHYTDYNKHVRLGDVVVSYPTPMTKKYVYIYCEGAKFNEEDGSYHFDTKEYCPVNLGLQELAMNIKKQAEDESNVPWKKYLKEGLENLDNLQSEHDFKQPPLESDKLYMAIGDRDVIEVAHPAAPQDTPNKRMIGCPRMHLASIASGRQISRDDQLRQKFASRFGCLAFDGEMDAVVESILGNCRDSFAVVRGICDYKDGSRGKEWQPYAALAAASVVKSIICSMDPPTNV; encoded by the exons ATGGCCGATAGAAAGACTG AGCACATTGTGATGACGCCTAAGTCCAAGACTGCTAAATCAAcgacgttaattattgaacgtCAGGCACTGGATCCTCCTGAGCGTATCAACGACCAGCAAGATGTTCATATAGCTGGTGGCGACCACAAAGGAATTGTCATTAACAAACACGCAGTTGCTG tttcaaatgggATTTATAATCCGGCCCACGTTTGTCTTGAATTTCGTGTATTTTTAGTAAGCGCGCAAACTAAAAAACATACACAGGAATCTCGTACATTACAATTTTGGTTTATTAATTCGTTATCTGAAGCAGAACATCCTAGTgttgctcaagaattttttcgagaGCTTGTTAGTCCACAAGAATTTCCTCGag attacgtgggattcattaaaaaaataatgaaactgATGCAGCATAAGTATCCTAGTATTAAAAAGCTAGAAGTTGAATTAAAACAACTGGAAGAACCTATTACGCTACCTACTAGGCCGT tgtcTGCTGATGAAACAATAATGGGACAGTCTGTTGAATTGACGGCTGAAAAAGTACTTGAGTTAATTGAATCTGCGTATCCAAATCCCGTAACTGTGATCGATATTGCCAA aCAATACAATTGGGAACCAAATGCAGTAGAAGCGATAGTGAACGAGTTGCAAACTAAAGGACTAGTTAAAGCAATGGAACATGGCGCGTTTACTCGCGTAGCTCATGAAGACACTCAGATAAAAGTTGTCAAACAAATGCCAACAATGGCAAGTGCTAAACAACCAACAATAGCAATTATCACTGCTCAGTACTGCGAGAAACTTGCCGTTGACTCGATGATTGAAAAtaaggaaacttttgttcGTTACACTACTGTCG GTACTGCAAGTTCTCCAGATTCTACTGATGGTGTACCCCGAGTAATTTGCCGATTTG gTGAGTCTAACGTATATACACTAGGTAATATCGGTGATCATCGGATAGTATGCACAAAATTACCGCGAGTTGGCCATGAAAGAGAAGCTATGACTGCCGCGGGAAATACAACGACACGATTACtcg gAACCTTCCAAAAAGTTGACTACGTCTTTCTGGTGGGTGTCGGTGGTGGAGTACCTCATTATACCGATTACAACAAACATGTGCGACTAGGTGACGTCGTCGTGTCTTATCCAACAccaatgacaaaaaaatatgtgtatatttattgtGAAGGCGCTAAATTTAATGAGGAAGACGGCAGTTATCATTTTGATACCAAAGAATACTGTCCTGTTAATTTGGGACTCCAAGAGTTGGCGATGAATATTAAAAAgcag GCTGAGGATGAATCAAATGTAccatggaaaaaatatttaaaagaaggCCTTGAAAACTTGGACAATCTTCAATCAGAGCATGACTTTAAACAACCGCCTTTAGAGTCTGATAAATTGTATATGGCTATCGGAGATCGGGATGTCATCGAAGTTGCACATCCGGCCGCTCCACAAGACACTCCGAACAAAAG GATGATCGGGTGCCCCCGCATGCACTTGGCATCAATTGCTTCCGGTAGACAGATATCCCGGGACGATCAATTGAGGCAGAAATTTGCATCGCGATTTGGCTGTCTGGCTTTTGATGGAGAAATGGATGCTGTCGTCGAAAGTATACTGGGTAACTGCAGAGACAGCTTTGCTGTGGTACGAGGAATTTGTGATTACAAAGACGGTTCGCGGGGCAAAGAATGGCAGCCTTATGCCGCTTTGGCGGCTGCCAGTGTAGTAAAGTCGATTATTTGCTCGATGGACCCCCCGActaatgtttaa
- the LOC130676654 gene encoding uncharacterized protein LOC130676654 isoform X4, translated as MADRKTEHIVMTPKSKTAKSTTLIIERQALDPPERINDQQDVHIAGGDHKGIVINKHAVAVSNGIYNPAHVCLEFRVFLVSAQTKKHTQESRTLQFWFINSLSEAEHPSVAQEFFRELVSPQEFPRDYVGFIKKIMKLMQHKYPSIKKLEVELKQLEEPITLPTRPLSADETIMGQSVELTAEKVLELIESAYPNPVTVIDIAKQYNWEPNAVEAIVNELQTKGLVKAMEHGAFTRVAHEDTQIKVVKQMPTMASAKQPTIAIITAQYCEKLAVDSMIENKETFVRYTTVGESNVYTLGNIGDHRIVCTKLPRVGHEREAMTAAGNTTTRLLGTFQKVDYVFLVGVGGGVPHYTDYNKHVRLGDVVVSYPTPMTKKYVYIYCEGAKFNEEDGSYHFDTKEYCPVNLGLQELAMNIKKQAEDESNVPWKKYLKEGLENLDNLQSEHDFKQPPLESDKLYMAIGDRDVIEVAHPAAPQDTPNKRMIGCPRMHLASIASGRQISRDDQLRQKFASRFGCLAFDGEMDAVVESILGNCRDSFAVVRGICDYKDGSRGKEWQPYAALAAASVVKSIICSMDPPTNV; from the exons ATGGCCGATAGAAAGACTG AGCACATTGTGATGACGCCTAAGTCCAAGACTGCTAAATCAAcgacgttaattattgaacgtCAGGCACTGGATCCTCCTGAGCGTATCAACGACCAGCAAGATGTTCATATAGCTGGTGGCGACCACAAAGGAATTGTCATTAACAAACACGCAGTTGCTG tttcaaatgggATTTATAATCCGGCCCACGTTTGTCTTGAATTTCGTGTATTTTTAGTAAGCGCGCAAACTAAAAAACATACACAGGAATCTCGTACATTACAATTTTGGTTTATTAATTCGTTATCTGAAGCAGAACATCCTAGTgttgctcaagaattttttcgagaGCTTGTTAGTCCACAAGAATTTCCTCGag attacgtgggattcattaaaaaaataatgaaactgATGCAGCATAAGTATCCTAGTATTAAAAAGCTAGAAGTTGAATTAAAACAACTGGAAGAACCTATTACGCTACCTACTAGGCCGT tgtcTGCTGATGAAACAATAATGGGACAGTCTGTTGAATTGACGGCTGAAAAAGTACTTGAGTTAATTGAATCTGCGTATCCAAATCCCGTAACTGTGATCGATATTGCCAA aCAATACAATTGGGAACCAAATGCAGTAGAAGCGATAGTGAACGAGTTGCAAACTAAAGGACTAGTTAAAGCAATGGAACATGGCGCGTTTACTCGCGTAGCTCATGAAGACACTCAGATAAAAGTTGTCAAACAAATGCCAACAATGGCAAGTGCTAAACAACCAACAATAGCAATTATCACTGCTCAGTACTGCGAGAAACTTGCCGTTGACTCGATGATTGAAAAtaaggaaacttttgttcGTTACACTACTGTCG gTGAGTCTAACGTATATACACTAGGTAATATCGGTGATCATCGGATAGTATGCACAAAATTACCGCGAGTTGGCCATGAAAGAGAAGCTATGACTGCCGCGGGAAATACAACGACACGATTACtcg gAACCTTCCAAAAAGTTGACTACGTCTTTCTGGTGGGTGTCGGTGGTGGAGTACCTCATTATACCGATTACAACAAACATGTGCGACTAGGTGACGTCGTCGTGTCTTATCCAACAccaatgacaaaaaaatatgtgtatatttattgtGAAGGCGCTAAATTTAATGAGGAAGACGGCAGTTATCATTTTGATACCAAAGAATACTGTCCTGTTAATTTGGGACTCCAAGAGTTGGCGATGAATATTAAAAAgcag GCTGAGGATGAATCAAATGTAccatggaaaaaatatttaaaagaaggCCTTGAAAACTTGGACAATCTTCAATCAGAGCATGACTTTAAACAACCGCCTTTAGAGTCTGATAAATTGTATATGGCTATCGGAGATCGGGATGTCATCGAAGTTGCACATCCGGCCGCTCCACAAGACACTCCGAACAAAAG GATGATCGGGTGCCCCCGCATGCACTTGGCATCAATTGCTTCCGGTAGACAGATATCCCGGGACGATCAATTGAGGCAGAAATTTGCATCGCGATTTGGCTGTCTGGCTTTTGATGGAGAAATGGATGCTGTCGTCGAAAGTATACTGGGTAACTGCAGAGACAGCTTTGCTGTGGTACGAGGAATTTGTGATTACAAAGACGGTTCGCGGGGCAAAGAATGGCAGCCTTATGCCGCTTTGGCGGCTGCCAGTGTAGTAAAGTCGATTATTTGCTCGATGGACCCCCCGActaatgtttaa